A single genomic interval of Haloterrigena salifodinae harbors:
- a CDS encoding GNAT family N-acetyltransferase, with protein sequence MSLTTTVRPTVYAFETVSALDPTLYRSIEPINENQWNNVVTQSDRGTVYQRYEWVRAIEETFDYEPRHVVVEKSGNPIALMPNFQVDLPVPDTVTETLPVTPPLKQLVSLPTGFGGPVVLTDEADALDLLFDGLESTSERTVVNHAIETYDLEYVRYGQYLQTRGYEPSFDSCLFLIDLEDGWDAILDGMDKGRRRDIRKGNEQEYRIEIDPLGTDLETTYDWYVKNLERVDGSPLPKAFFESLADRLEDRLRVFRAIVEGEEVGRYVYLLDDEGDVLHHWLSAIPNSDNYQYHPSELLHERGIKWGIEQGYERYNFGKTGSHFSNSVFRFKHKYGGTAVPIFKVEKGYSRVAWPLYQLGREKYVEKSL encoded by the coding sequence ATGTCGCTCACAACTACCGTCCGACCAACCGTCTACGCTTTCGAAACCGTGTCAGCACTCGATCCGACTCTGTACCGAAGCATCGAACCGATAAACGAGAACCAGTGGAACAACGTCGTCACCCAGTCCGACCGCGGAACCGTCTACCAGCGCTACGAGTGGGTTCGGGCGATCGAAGAGACCTTCGACTACGAGCCCCGCCACGTCGTCGTCGAGAAGAGCGGCAACCCTATCGCCCTCATGCCGAACTTCCAGGTCGACCTCCCCGTTCCCGATACCGTCACGGAGACGCTCCCCGTGACGCCGCCGCTCAAGCAGCTGGTCTCGCTGCCGACCGGGTTCGGCGGCCCGGTCGTCCTCACGGACGAGGCCGACGCGCTCGACCTGCTGTTCGACGGCCTCGAGTCGACCAGCGAGCGGACCGTCGTCAACCACGCCATCGAGACCTACGACCTCGAGTACGTGCGGTACGGCCAGTACCTCCAGACCCGGGGATACGAGCCGTCGTTCGACTCGTGTCTGTTCCTGATCGACCTCGAGGACGGCTGGGACGCCATCCTCGACGGGATGGACAAGGGCCGACGCCGCGACATCCGAAAGGGTAACGAACAGGAGTATCGGATCGAGATCGACCCGCTCGGGACGGACCTCGAGACGACCTACGACTGGTACGTCAAGAACCTGGAGCGCGTCGACGGCTCGCCGCTTCCGAAGGCGTTCTTCGAGTCCCTGGCCGACCGACTCGAGGACCGATTGCGAGTCTTCCGGGCTATCGTCGAGGGAGAGGAAGTCGGCCGGTACGTTTACCTCCTCGACGACGAGGGCGACGTCCTCCACCACTGGCTGTCGGCGATCCCGAATTCGGACAACTACCAGTATCACCCCTCCGAACTCCTCCACGAACGCGGGATCAAGTGGGGGATCGAGCAGGGGTACGAGCGGTACAACTTCGGGAAAACCGGCTCGCACTTCTCGAATTCGGTCTTTCGGTTCAAACACAAGTACGGGGGAACGGCCGTCCCCATCTTCAAGGTCGAGAAGGGGTACTCGCGCGTCGCGTGGCCCCTGTACCAGCTCGGGCGCGAGAAGTACGTCGAAAAATCCCTCTAA
- a CDS encoding GNAT family N-acetyltransferase has protein sequence MSIRVSVADPSEQETWNRYVDRSPQGTVFHRYEALECLRDHTGATLYPLMGHKGEHPVGIFPVFELNSGPFSLVFSPPYELGIPNLGPALLHMGQLKQRKREKRHRRFIESCLEWIDEEIDPQYTYVETDWNYDDTRPFDWNEFDVSPAYTYVVPLEDSPSEEELIKRFSQSPRRRIRDAQDREDEYTIETGDRADLAWTVEQVRNRYEEQDRKPHLPVDFVTGLYDRLPEGAVRVDVLRLDGERVSGNIILDNGDRIRGWQGSTRPDTDFPANELLEYHGMCDALERGADGYEIVGANTPRLTTWKAKFSPETRTYYSAKRSTMSMEMAESLYVNLRDSSELLSRLSPATN, from the coding sequence ATGAGTATTCGTGTTTCAGTAGCCGATCCGTCAGAACAGGAGACGTGGAACAGGTACGTCGATCGCTCCCCCCAGGGGACGGTCTTCCACCGGTACGAGGCCCTCGAGTGCCTGCGGGATCACACGGGTGCGACGCTGTATCCGCTGATGGGACACAAAGGGGAGCATCCGGTCGGAATCTTCCCCGTCTTCGAACTGAACAGCGGCCCGTTCTCGCTGGTCTTCTCGCCGCCGTACGAACTCGGGATACCGAACCTCGGCCCCGCACTGCTGCATATGGGCCAGCTGAAACAGCGAAAACGGGAGAAACGACACCGCCGATTCATCGAGAGTTGTCTCGAGTGGATCGACGAGGAGATCGATCCGCAGTACACCTACGTCGAAACCGACTGGAACTACGACGATACCCGCCCGTTCGACTGGAACGAGTTCGACGTCTCGCCGGCGTACACGTACGTCGTCCCGCTCGAGGACTCGCCAAGCGAGGAGGAGTTGATCAAGCGGTTCAGTCAGAGTCCGCGCAGGCGGATCCGGGACGCACAGGACCGGGAAGACGAGTACACGATCGAGACCGGCGACCGTGCCGATCTCGCGTGGACCGTCGAGCAGGTGCGGAACCGGTACGAAGAGCAGGACCGAAAGCCGCATCTCCCCGTCGACTTCGTAACTGGACTGTACGACCGACTCCCCGAAGGAGCCGTTCGCGTGGATGTGCTCCGGCTCGACGGCGAACGGGTGTCGGGCAACATCATCCTCGATAACGGCGATCGAATTCGCGGCTGGCAGGGCAGCACGCGCCCCGACACCGATTTCCCGGCCAACGAGTTGCTCGAGTACCACGGTATGTGCGACGCCCTCGAACGCGGGGCCGACGGCTACGAGATCGTCGGGGCGAACACGCCTCGGCTGACCACGTGGAAGGCGAAGTTTAGCCCGGAGACGCGAACCTACTACTCGGCGAAGCGGTCGACGATGAGCATGGAGATGGCCGAGAGCCTCTACGTCAACCTCCGGGACAGCAGCGAGTTGCTCTCGCGACTGTCTCCGGCGACGAACTAG